The genomic DNA GAGCGGTCCTGAGGCGCTCATGCTCCTGGCCGGGCAGGAATTCGACCTGGTGCTCATGGACCTGGAGATGCCCGGCATGGACGGGCATGAGACCATGCGCCGCATCCGCTGCGGCCAGGGTGCGGACAGGCCCGTGCTCCGTCCTGACGTGCCGGTGCTGGCGGTCACGGCCCATGCCCTGGGCGAGGTGCGGCAGCAATGCGGGGCAGAGGGCATGCACGGAGTGGTGACCAAGCCCGTGAGTTACGGCGATCTCGCGGCGGCCATGCGAGAGCTGCTGGGCAGCGGCCTTGCCGGGGACGCAGAGGGGGTGGCGGTCGATCCGATCCGCGGGACAGGGGGTGCCGCGCCGGGGAGGGTCGGTGACGAGCCGGTTCTCGACCTGGACATGGCCGCCTCGTTGCTGGGGGTGTCCCAGGCCGAGATTCGCCGCCTGCTGCCCAACGCCATGGCCGAGATCGGCCATAAGCTGGGGCTGGCCAAGGGTGGGGTGCGGACCGCAGTCCTGCGCGAGACCGCGCTCCAGGCCCATACCCTCAAGAGTGTGGCTGCCTCCATCGGGGCCGAGCGGACTCGTCGCGCCGCCCTGCGGCTTGAGAATGCGGCCCGCCGCGAGGATTTGGAGCGCAGCCGCGAGCGGGTGGCCGAGCTCACCGCCGAGGTGGCCCGGCTGGAAGCCGCGGTGGCTGCCCTGGGCTAGCCGCAGCCAGGGAGCCGTGGAATTGGCCTTTGAACTATTGTTCACCTTTGTGTACGATCTTGCCAGCGCACAAACACAATCGCGAGGTATCCATGCCTGATCCCTTCTCATTCTATCTGACCGAAGCCAAATCAGGGTGGCTCGAATCGCGCATCGTCCTGGACGGCCAGCACTATGACCTCAGCGCCCACTGCGCCCTGTCCGAGCCGCTCAAGGACCTTTTTCGCTGTCTGTGCGACGCCCACGGCCTGGATGCGCCGCCGGACATGGCCTCAGACTACCGCCACCTGGAGTTCGAGTGGGTGGGCGAGGGGTGGCTCTACTACTGGGAGCTGACCCCCGGCCCGGACCGACGCCTGGACGTGAGCGTGGAGTTCAAGGGCAAGCGCGAAGTGGGCGGGGCCGAATACCCGGTCTGGAAGATCGCGTTTGCCACCGATTGGCCCACCCTGGCCGGGCAGGTGTTCACTCAGGCCTCGGAGCTGTTGTGGATGTACGGCTTTTCTGGCTACTTCGAGCGCTGGACCAAGGACTTTCCGGCGGGGCTGATGATGCGGCTGGGCCATCTGCTGCACGGCGCGGCGTCAGGGACCGAGGATTTCGCCCGCGAGATGGGCTATCTGGCCGAAACCCGGTGAACTTTTCGAACACCACGCGACCCAGGCAGAATCCCGGCATGCCCGCAACCCGTTGTCCAGCACTCCCGTTTCTGCTTTGCGCCCTGCTCCTGGGCCAGCTGCTGTGCTGTCCGCGCGCCCTGGCGGGCGGGGTGCATGTCATGACGGAGCAGTATCCCCCCTTCAGCTATCAGGTGGACGGGGAGGCGCGCGGGTTCTGCGTCGAGCTCGTGCAGCGCATTCTCGAGAGGCTTGGCCTGGGCGAAAGCGACATAGTTTTCTACCCCTGGGCCAGGGCGTACATGAAACTCAAGGAAGAGGACGGACACGTCCTCTTCCCCATGAGCCGCTCGGTGGAGCGCGACGGGCTGTTCCGATTTGTCGGCCCGGTCTTTGACGACACCCTGTATTTCTTCCGCCGCAAGGGCTCGGCTGTGCAGGTGCAGGGTCTGGCCGACGCCCGGCGCGTCGGTGCCATCGGCGTGACCCGCGACGACTTCTATCACCAGTTTCTGGTCGAACACGGCTTTGCCAACCTTGATATCAGCGTCTGCCAGCTCCACGACTTCAGAAAGCTGGCCCAGGGCCGGGTGGACCTCGTGCCCATGGGCGAGAAGGCGATGTCCGGGTTCATGGCCCGGCAACAGGGCCTGGACCCGGCCATGTTCGAGAAGGCGGGCCCGGCCATCTACCGCTCCGAGGTGTTCATCGGCTTTTCCGGCTCCACGCCCGACGAGGTGGTCGAAAGCTGGCAGAAGGCGCTGGACGAACTCAAGGAGGCCGGAGTGTACGGAGCCATCATGAACCGGTATTTTCCCCCGGACACCCAGCCTGAGTAGTCGCCTGTGAAAGGGCATCCCCATCACAACCGTCTGTTTGCGGCAGCGTGTTGACATTCCATTGAATGCTGGTAGGTTGGCATAATGCCCAGCCATTTTTGGTGCGATACCTGGGTGCAAGAGGAGCTGAATGCGGGAGACAGGGAAAACCGTTCCCGGCCAGTGCCGGGCATGGGGTGATGCTGCGGCAGGGGGTGCTGCGCGAGGGTGGTCATTGGCGGGATTTGTTCTTGCCCTGGTTGCCCTGGCCGCTTTGGGTTTCTGTCCCCCTGTCCTGGCTGATGGCGGGGTGCTGCGCGTGTCCTTCAACGACCTGCCCCCGTGGAAAGTGCTCGGTCCCAAGGGCGAACCGACGGGCATCGATGTCGAATTCCTGAACATGCTGGCCGCGCGGATGGGGTTGACCGTGGAGTATGTTCACTATCCCTTCAAGCGGGGTCTCAAGCTGACGGAGAGCGGCGATGTGGACGCCATGATCGGCGTGCTGCGCAGGCCGGAGCGCGAAGCCTATCTGCACTACATCGAACCGGCCTACAAGCACGAGACGAGCAAGGCTTTCTTCGTGCTCAAGGGACGCGAGAACACCATTGCCCGGCACGAGGACCTCTACGGTCTGCGCGTGGGTACGGTCCTGGGCGGGCGCTACTACCCCGGATTTGACGACGACACGCGGATATTCAAGCATCCGGTCACTTCCTATGACCTGAATTTCAGGATGCTCTTGGCTGGGCGGATCGACGCCGTGGTCATGACCGAGACCGCCGGAGTGTATCGCGTGGCCCAGCTCGGGCTGGGCAACACGGTGGTCAAGGCAACGTATGTCCACCGGGACCACCAGGATGTTTACATGGTGCTGTCCAAACGGTCGGTCCATGCTGACCGGCTTGAGGAATTCAGCCGGGTCATGGACGAGCTGGTGCGCGAGGGCGCGCTGGACGCCGTGGCCGCGCGCTTTTTCAAGGAGACGGCCCCGCAATAGGTTTGGCTGTGGAGCCAACCCGGCCCGGAGTCCGTCAGCCTCCCAGCAGTGCGAGTACGCGGGTCAGGGCCGCGTCCACGATGTCGGTTTCAGGCAGCGCGAGGACCGAGGCGTCGGTCATCTGCCGTCTGACAAGGCCGGGCAGGGGCGGCATGAGGATCGACCGCTCGGGCAGTCCGGGCAGGTCGGGCACCTCGCCCCCGGCGTGGCGGTTGACCACCAGCACCTGATTGTTCAGGCCCAGGTCGCGGGCCATGCGTCCCACCTCGGCCCCGGTCAGCAGGCTGCGCATGCTCGGCTCGCTGACCACCACCAGCCCGTCCACATGGGCCACGGTGCCACGGCCCAGATGCTCCACCCCGGCTTCGAGGTCCACCAGCACCCATTCGTCGCGGTCCATGACCAGATGGGCCAGCACCGCCTTGAGCAGGGCGTTGGCGTCGCATGCGCAGCCGCCGCCCGCGTTGGTCACCGCGCCCATGACCAGGAGCCGCTTGCGTCCCGCGGCCACGCCGGGCAGGGGCGCGCCGCCCAGGGGCACGTCCACGGCCAGGGTCTCGGGCAGGTCGCCCACGTCCGGGTTGAGGTCAAGAAACCCGCCCGCGTGGATGCGTTCGCGCACGAGATCGGCCCGGCGCACCAGCGGCTCGGGCAACGCCCCGGCGGGCAGGCCCGACGCCTGCCCCAGCGACAGGGCGGTGTCGGCATCGATCATCCAGACGTTGTGGCCGCTGCGGGCCAGCAGGTCGGCCATCCAGGCGGCCAGCGAGGTCTTGCCCACCCCGCCCTTGCCCGCAAAGGCGATCTTCATGCGCGCTCCTGTGTCCTTATCGAGGTTCAGCCAGCATGGCGGCGGGGGGGGCGCACGGGGTTTTCCCGCCGCCGCCCCTCCCGCCGTCGTCCGAAGTCATGCCTATTCGCTCAGCCCCAGCCCCTTGCGCTTGGCCCTGATGCGGATGTCAAAGAGTTCCGCTGCCTTGACCGGGTCGGGCTCGATGACAAAGCACGCACCCACCAGATCCTCCAGGCCGGAAACGGCCAGGTTGGTGACCGTCTCGGAGCCGAGGATGTTGGGCGGATGGCCCAGGTGGGTGTAGATGCCGCTGGCCACGGCGTAGAGCCCGATGGCCGCCGCCTTTTCCGAATACCACTCGGGCGAGGACGCGCCCACGGGCAGGTCCGAGATGTCCACGCCCAGCCCGTTGGCCAGGGCGGCGCAGAGCTGGAGAATGCGCGCATTGTCCACGCAGGAGCCGTAGTGCAGCACCGGCGGGATGCCCAGCGACCCGCAGATCTTGCGCAGGCCGGGACCGGCCTGATCGATGGCGCTGGGCAGGAGCAGCCCGGCCTTGCCCGCCGCCGTGGTCACGCAGCCGGTCACCAGGACCAGGATGTCCTTTTTGATCAGCTCTTTGGCCAGGCCCACGTTCATGGAGTCCTGCTTGAACTTGGGGTTGTTGCAGCCCACGATGCCCACCGCGCCCCGGATGTCGCCGCTGGCAATGGCCTGGATCAGCGGGTCGAGCGAGCCGCCCAGGGCCTTGATGACCGCCTCGTTGGAGAATCCGGTCATGATGTCCACGGGTTCGCCTGGGATGTCCACCCGGCCCGGATCGCGCTCAACGAATCCCTGCACGGCCAGCCCGACGATCTTCCGTGCCTGTTCCATGGCGTTGTGCGGGTGGATGTCGAAGTGAATGGCCCCGGTGAAGCGCGCCTTGGCTGCGGTGTCGATGAACTTGGTGTGGTAGCAGCCCGAGATCTGGACCAGGCTCGGCATGATGCACTGGTAGTCCACCACCACGGCCTCTACCGCGCCGGTGATGATGGCCAGCTCGGTCATCAGGTGGTTGCCTGCCATGGGGATGCCCTGGCGCATGAGCAGCTCGTTGCCCGTGCAGCACAGTCCGGCCACGTTGATGCCCGTGGCCCCGAGCTTTTTGGCCTGCTCGATCAGCTCCGGCTCGCGGGCCGCGGCCAGGATCATCTCCGAGACCACAGGGTTGTGGCCGTGGACCAGGATGTTGACCTGATCCTTCTTGATCACCGCGAGGTTGGCCGTGGACATCTTGGGCGTGGGAGTGCCGAAGATCACGTCCGACAGCTCGGTGCCGATCATGGACCCGCCCCAGCCGTCGGCCAGGGCAGTGCGCGCCGCATGGATCATGGTGTTGGGGGCGTCGTTGTCGCAGCCCATGTGGGTGCGGTGCATCATCTCCGCGATCTCGCGGTCCACGCCGCGCGGGGTCATGCCCAGCTTGGCCCAGATGGCCTTGCGCTTTTCGGGCACGCGGCACAGGAAGCTGATGGATTTGCGGCGGCTGCCGAAGTCGGCATAGAAGGCGTCCATGACATCGCGGGCCACCTCCATGACTGTCCGGCCCTCGGTGGCCACGCCGATCTCGGCGGCAATGGCCCTGAGCTTGGGCTCGTCGGTGATGCGGTAGTCCTTGGTCTCGCCCTCGACGATGGCCTCAAGCACTTCGATCAGGTCGCGGCCATGGTCCGAGTGGCCCGCCGCGCCGCCTGTCACGAAGCGGCCAAAGTTGCGCGCCACCACCACGTCCGCGTCTGCGCCGCATACGCCTCGCGGGGCCTTTGCACTGATGCGGCAAGGCCCCATGGTACAGTTGCGGCAGGTGGTGCCCAGTTCGCAGAATTTGCAGTGGGGCGTCTGCTGGTCCAGCCGCTCGTGCACGGTCTCGATGCCTTCCTTCCTGGCCTTCCTGATCATGGCCCTGGCATCTTCCCAGATGGAGAGTTCTTCGACGGGTCTTGGTTCCTTTGCCATTTCTACCTCCGAATTCCTGGAGCCGCACGAATCGCGCGGTCTGTTGATGATCGCAACCCAATTGAATCTTCAGGATAGGCGTCGGCGCGGCCTGTGTCTGTCGGATAGCCGACAAAAGAGGTCGGAAAAGCGAAAAAGGGGCGGATCAGCCTGCGGCGGCCCGTTTCAGGGCGTCGAGGCTGGGGATGTGGAAGCGTCCGCGTCCGCGTTTTTCCATGAATCCGGCCCGGACCATGTCGTTGAGCAGGGTGGAGACGGTCTGCCGGGTGGCCCCCAGGAGCTGGGCCAGCTGCTCCGTGGTCAGACCCAGGGAGATGGTCAGCCCGTCGCCCTCGGGCACGCCGTTGTCCTGGGCCTCGATGAGGATGTAGTCCATGAGCCGGTCGTAGATGTCCTTGAAGGCGAGGCCGCCGATGATGGAAAAAGTGTTCTGGAGGATGTTGCCCAGCACCCGGACCATGGTCCGGGTGAAGACCGGCATCTCGGTCATGCACCGTTTTACGGACTGCACGTCGGCCAGCAGCAGTCGGGTGTCGTCGAATGCCTGCACATAGCACCCGGCGTGGGTGGCGTAGAGGTCGCCCGGCCCGAGGATGCCCAGGGTGAACTCCTTGTCCTCGTAGGCCAGGTAGACGCGCACCCGCCCCTCGGCGATGATGAAGACGAGGTTGTCCGTCTCGTCGGCGTCGAAGATGATGGCGCCCTTGGACCATGCCCGCTCTCGGAAGACATTCCGCAGCTCGCCAAGTTCGTCCCGCCCCAGCTCGTCGAGCAGGTTGACTCCCGTGAATTTCATGCATGCCCTCCCGGATGTGGGTCACTGCCGCAATCATAGCACGGCGCGGGCCTGCGCGTCCAATGGACCTGGCTGTCCTGCCTTCTTCTTTTGTATTGAACTGGGGCGGGTCCTGGGCAAGGGTGGAGGCATGACTGTTTCCGACATGAAATCCCTGCCCGCCATCCGGGGAGCCGGGCGGACCTGATGGACGAGTACGCCCGCATCGCTCCCCTGTACGACACGGTGGTCGGTCCGTTTCTGCGCCCGGTGCATGCGGCCCTGGTCGAGGCCCTGCGCGCAGTGGCCGGGGACGGCCCGGTGGTCGATCTGTGCTGCGGCACCGGGGTGGTGGCCGGTATGGTGGCCCGGACCGGTCGTGAGGCCATAGGCGTGGACCTTTCCCCGGCCATGCTCGACCGGGCGCGCGCCCGTCATGGCGGCGCGAGGTTCCTGCTCGGCGACGCCACGGCCACCGGGCTGGCTGGCGGCGCGTTTGCCGGGTGCGTGATCAGCTTTGCCCTGCACGAAAAGCCGCCGGAAACAGGGCTGGCCATGCTGGCCGAGGCGCGCCGGCTGGTCGTGCCGGGCGGGGCCATCCTGGTGGCCGACTATCGGGTGGTTCGGGGTGCATGGCTGACCGGGCTGGCCATAACCCTGGTCGAGCGGTTGGCCGGACGGGCGCACCACGACTGTTTCAGCCGCTATATGGCGGGCGGAGGCAGCGGTCCGTTTCTGCGCCGGGCCGGGCTGGCTGCCGGGCCTGCGCCGGGCGCGCTGCGCACCCGGTTCATGGGCGGCTGGGTCGGGCTGTATCAGGCCGTGGTCTGACCGGCCCGGTCGCGCTTCTTCTTGATTCTGAGGTTGAGGAATTCGACGAAGAGCGAGAAGGCCATGGCAAAGTAGATGTAGCCCCGGTCGATGTGTTTGTGCATGCCCTCGGCCATGAGAAAGATGCCCACCAGGAGCAGGAAGGAGAAGGCGAGCATCTGGACCGTGGGATGTTTGGAGACGAACGCGCTGACCGGTCCGGCGAAGAAGAGCATGACCGCCACCGCGATGACGATGGCCGCGACCATGACCGTCAGGTGCTTGGCCATGCCCACGGCGGTGATGACCGAATCGAGCGAAAAAACCATGTCGAGCAGGGCGATCTGGATGATGGCGCTGGCATAGGAGTAGCGGGTGCGGACCATGCCTCCCAGCCCGTTTGATTCCTCCAGCTTGTCGTGGATCTCGTGGGTGGCCTTGGCCAGCAGGAACAGCCCTCCGGCCAGCAGGACGATGTCGCGACCCGAGACCGCATGGTCGAAGACCGAGAACAGGGGCGCGGTCAGCCCCATGATGGCGCTGATGACCAGCAGCAGGGCCAGGCGCGTGACCATGGCCAGCCCGATGCCCAGCCGCCGGGCGTTGGCGCGCACCGCTTCGGGCAGTTTGTTGGTGATGACCACCACAAAGACGATGTTGTCGATGCCGAGCACGATCTCAAGCCCGGCCAGGGTGACCAGGGCCACCATGTTTTCAAGGGTCCACAATCCTTCGAGCATGCCTGCCTCCGCGTTTGATCCGTCATCGCGAACCATGCGCCCGGTGCCTGCGAAAATCAACGGGCGTTCCGCCTGGGGTCTTATAATTTCACGGGAAATCTTGACGCGACCGCGCTGGTGGTGCAAAGGTCCGGCCCATTGGCCGGGCGCATCTGTTGCCCAGGTCGCCGGAGGGAACCCATGGCGGAATTTCATGTCTTCGCGGATGTCGAGGCCCAGAGCCGGGCGGCGGCGTCGCTCATCGTCGGTCTTTCCCACAGGGCGCTCGAGGCGCGGGGCCGGTTCACCCTGGCCCTGTCCGGGGGCAGCGGCCCGGTGCGGCTCATGGAGCTGCTGGCCGGGGAGCCTTGCCGGGGGTCGATTCCCTGGGACCGGACCCTGATATTCTGGGGCGACGACCGGGCCGTGGGGCCGGAACACGAGCTGAGCAATTTCCGGCTGGCGCGCGAACGGCTCCTCTCCCGCGTGCCCGTGCCAGAGGCCAATCTCGTGCGTATCCGGGGCGAGCTGGGCGCGGTGGACGCGGCCCTGGAGCTGCGGCTTGATCTGGCCGAATGTTTTGGCGAGAGTGCCCCGCCCCGGTTCGATCTCGTCCTGCTGGGCATGGGGCTCGACGGCCACACCGCCTCGCTCTTTCCGGGCCGGCCCGAGCTGGACTCCGCCGCCTGGGCCGAGCCTGTACCCGCCCCGGACATGGAGCCGCGCGTGGAGCGCGTGACCATGACCCTGCCGGTGCTGGGCGCGGCCCGCACGGCCCTCTTTCTGGTGGCCGGGCAGGACAAGCGCGCCCTGGTCGATCAAATCAGGCACGATCCAACAGCTCCGGCCCGCTACCCGGCGGCCCGCGTGGCCGCGGAGCAGACCCTCTGGTATCTCGACGAGGCCGCCGCCGGCCCCGGTCGGTCAGACTAGACCTGCACCGGGGCGGGCGGGGCTAGGCGCATTATTTCAAGGGAACATAGACCTCGGTGCGCAGCTCTTCGGGCGCGGTCTTGTCCGGGGTGTTGAGGTATATCTCGATGCTTGCCCCGGCATCGGCCTCGCATCCGTTCTGCGGGGCCCATTGGCCGCACAGCTGGGCATAGGTCTTGTGGAGGTCCGAGTACGGCCCCTTGTGAAGGGTCTTGGCGTACCGCCCGCCAGCAATGGTTTTCATCCCGATGGGAGCCTGCACCTCTGTCTGTCCGGCGACCGTGATGCACGCGTCATAGCGGATCTTGTCCTCGGGCGTGACATCGGGGTCGTCGTGGCAGAGGGCCAGTATCCGCGCATCGGCATTGACGAGCCCCCTGGGGCCGGCCCAGCCGCAGAGGGTGGACCAGGCATGGTTGCAATCCTTGTAGGGGCCGGTGTGGCGGACGAAAACGACGTTCATTTCCTCAAGATTCACGACTGATGCTTCCATGACAATCTCCTTCCAGTAGTTGCAGTGTTTGTGATCAAGGGTCCCATGGTGCGCCTGACGAAACCGCTGGGGAGAAAGGCCGAACATGGCGTTGAACGCGCGGGTGAAGGACTCGTGGGTCTCGAACCCGGCCTGGAACGCGATGTCCGTCACCGGAGCCTCGCCGAGCTTCAGCGTGATGGCCGCCCGCTCCAGGCGAAGCCGCCTGATGTGGGATTTCACCGATTCGCCGATCATGCCGCTGAAGATGCGGTGAAAATGATACGGCGAGAAACAGGCGATGTCGGCCAGGTCAAGCAGTTGCATCGGGTCGTCGAGATGGGCCTGGATGTGTTCGAGCACCCGGTCCATCCGCTCCGCATGATCCTTCTTGGTTTCCTCTTTTGTCGTGCGCATGGGTCTCCTTGTGTCATGGCGTGGTCGCTGCCGCTTGACCGTTTTTGCGCATTCGCAGGCCCGGTCGAAGCGTGTCGGGATCGTGCCCTGCATTGCGCAAAAAATCACCCCGCTTCTCACTGACAAGGCCCCTGGATCAAGGGCTGGGAGGACGGGCCGTGGGAACGCGTGCCTTGACACCGGGCACGACGTTCACCACTGTATCTGCGCGACGACTTAAATGAAATAAAGCGGTTCGCGGTGGAGGCGGATATGATCGTGCCGATTCCCTGGGGTGTCCCGGCCTGTGCGCGGGCGCGGCTGACAGGACTGCGCCGCGGCACCAGGTGCGGGGGAGGCTGCATTGCCTGAACGCGCCAGGGACGACGCGCAGTTGATGCAGGCGGTCGCCCAGGGCGACCTGCACGCCTTTGGCGAGATCGTCCGGCGCCATCAGGCCTGGGCCTGGCGGGTGGCCCACCGCTTTCTGGGCGACGAGGCCGAGGCTGCGGACATCGTGCAGAGCGCCTTCCTGCGCCTGCTGGACGCGGCGGGCCGCTATCGCCACGAGGCGCGCTTTACGGGCTATCTGTCGCGCATCGTCACCCGCCTGTGCCTGGACCGGGTGAAGAAGAAAGAGCCGCTGTTCACGGACACGGTCCCAGATATCGCTGATCCAGCCCCGGACGGGCGCGAAGCCCTGATACAGCGGGAAACCGCCCTGGCCGTGCGCACCGCCCTCGACATCCTGGCCCCGAACCAGCGCATGGCCGTGGTCCTTCGCTACTACGAAGACCTGGCCTACGACGAAATCGCCATGGCCCTGGACACCACGCCCAAGGGCGTGGAACGGCTGTTGGCCAGGGCGCGTGAACGTTTGAAAACCCTGCTTTGCGACCAGCGCGATTTTTTTGCCCCCTGACCGGGGGTTTTTCTTTTTTCAGTCGTTTACCCACAAGGATCGTGCATCATGACAGGCTGTAACAAACACCGCGCCCGGCTCGGGGCCTACCTGGACGGCGAACTTGCCGACCAGGACCAGCGGGAGTGCGAACGTCATCTGGCCGGGTGTCCGGCCTGCCGGGCCGTCCTCGACGAGCTCAAGGGACTGGCTCCGGTCCTGCGCGCCCTTGGGGCAGCGCCCGTGCCCCACGGTCTGACCGCGCGCATACTGGCCGGGGCCGCCGACCGGCAACGGTCCTTCCTGCCCGCCGTTGTCCGGGCCTGGATCTATGAGATTCGCGCCGTCTCCTGGCTCGACGGCAGCCTGACCGCAGCCACCCTGTGCGCGGTCATCGTCATCGGCGGGTTCATGGGCTGGACCAGCCATGCGCCGGGCGAATCGGCCACGCAGACTGCCCATGAAGCCCGCCCGGAACTCTTTGACACGTTTGGCGCGCTGCCGGGCGCGTCCATCGAAGCCGCGACACTCGACCTGTTGACCGGCGACCTGTTGACCGGCGACCAGTCGGTCCGCGACCTGTGAGGAAATGATGTCCACACTCATGCGAAGATCCCTGCTTGTCCTCTCCCTGTGCCTGAACATCGCCTTTGTCGCCTTCTGGGCGGTCCGGGCCATGCCGGACATGTTCGACCCGCCACCCGTGCTGCGCGGCACCGGCCACGGTCTGGTGGCCGTGGCCTTGTTCGACGAGCTGGACGCCACGCCTGAACAGCGGGAACAGCTCGCCGCCTTTGCCGCCCGATTCAGCGAGGAGGCGGGGGCGACGCGCCGGGTCGTGCGCATGGAGCGGGAGCGCCTGCTCGACCTGCTGGCCGCCGAGAATCTGGACAAGGCGGCCATCCAGGCCGCGCAGCAGCGGATACTCGACGGACAGGCCCGGATGAAGGACGCGGTGGTGGACTTGCTCATCGAGGCGCGGGCCATGCTCTCCAGGGAGCAGTACCAGATCCTGATCGCCAGCATCCGCGCCCGCAGCGAACGCCCTGGGGCCGGGATGCCGGGAAGAGGGGGCTTGGGTTCCGGCATGGAACGGGAGTAGCCGTCCGCCGATTTGTTTCCCCTGACAACGAGAATGGGGTATGATGCCCTGGAAATCCGTTGTCCTATTATGACCGCCCAACACGCAACCAGAGGAGCCGACCATGGCGCTCATCGAACTTGACCACATTTCAAAAACATACGTTACCGGCGAAGTGGAGTCCGTGGCTCTGCGCGAGGTCACGGTCTCCATCGAGGCCGGGACGCTGGTGACCTTTGTGGGGCCGTCGGGCAGCGGCAAGACCACGCTGCTCAACATCCTCGGCTGCATGGACAAGCCCACTGCGGGCGAGGCGCGCATCGACGGGACCCTGCTCGGCTCTCTGGGCAGGCGGCAGGCCGCTGCCTTTCGCGGCGAACACCTGGGGTTCATCTTTCAGTCGTTCAACCTCATCCCGGTGCTGACGGTCTATGAAAACGTCGAATATCCCCTGCTGGTCATCCGCAAGACCCCGGCCCCGGAGCGGCGCGAGCGGGTGCTGCGCGTGCTGGAGGCCGTGGGCATGCTTGACCACAAGGACAAGCGGCCCGACCAGATATCGGGCGGGCAGAAACAGCGGGTGGCCGTGGCCAGGGCGCTGGTGACCAATCCGGCGGTGGTGCTGGCCGACGAGCCCACGGCCAACCTGGACCACGACACCGCGCACCGGATCATCACCCTGATGCGCGAGATGCGCGACGCCTTTGGCACCACCTTTGTCTTTTCCACCCACGACCCGCGCATCGTGGAACACGCCGACGTGGTTCACGGTATCGAGGACGGCAGGCTCACGGGCAATATTTCGGCAATGCAGGGAGGACACCACCATGGGTAGCATCCTCAAGATCGCGTTGCGCAACCTGACCCGCTACAAGCGCAGAACCGCCCTGACCTCGCTGCTCATCGTCCTGGGCGTGGCCCTGGTGGTGATCTTCTCCGGGCTGGCCGGGTCGTTCAAGTCCATGATGATCGGCATCATCACCGATTCGAGCCTGGGGCACATGCAGATCCACAAGCGCGGCTATGTCTCGTCCATCGACACCACGCCCCTGAACATGAATCTCAAGGCCAAAGGCTACCAGCAGATGGCCGACATTCTCGACCAGACCGAGGGCGTGGCGGCCTATGCGCCCCGACTCAAGTTCGGGGCGGTGCTCAGCAACTATCTGGAAAGCACCAACATCCGGCTCTCGGCCATTGATCCGGAGAAAGAGGTCGCCGTGTGCACGGCCCTGCCAGGGCGCATCGCCGAGGGCGCGGCGCCGGGAGAACCCCTGCTCGGACGCGGGCAGGTGGTCATTCCCCAGAAGGTGGCCACCAGCCTCAAGATGAAGCCGGGCGACTCGGTGGTGCTCGTGGCCACCAACAAGGACGGCTCGGTCAACGGCATGGAGTTTGAGGTGGCCGGAATCATCGAGGACATCATGGGGCCGGGCGGCAAGGACGCCTACATGCACATCGAGGACGCGCGCTCCCTGCTGCGCACCGAACCGGGCGAGGTGACCGAGATCGTCATCCGCGCCGAGTCCTTTGACAAGCTCGACGCCCTGGCGGCCCGGCTGACCCGGCAGATCGACGCAATCACCAACCAGCAGGGCAAGCCCGCCCTGGAGCTGCACACCTGGGCCAAGCTCTCGCCGTTCGCCAACATCGCCAGCATGATCGACCTGATGCTCATCACCGTGAAGATCGTCATGGTCGCCATCGTGCTCATCAGCGTGCTCAACGTCATGCTCATGTCGGTGTTCGAGCGGGTGCGCGAGATCGGGACCATCGCGGCCATGGGCACCCAGCCCTCCACCATCATGGGGATGTTCGTGGCCGAAGGCGTCCTGCTCGGCATCCTGGGCACCGCGCTTGGCCTCCTGGTCGGCGTGGCCGGGCTGTTCGTCTTCAAGGTCTCCGGGGTCACCTTCTCCTTCGCG from Pseudodesulfovibrio aespoeensis Aspo-2 includes the following:
- a CDS encoding Crp/Fnr family transcriptional regulator; this encodes MKFTGVNLLDELGRDELGELRNVFRERAWSKGAIIFDADETDNLVFIIAEGRVRVYLAYEDKEFTLGILGPGDLYATHAGCYVQAFDDTRLLLADVQSVKRCMTEMPVFTRTMVRVLGNILQNTFSIIGGLAFKDIYDRLMDYILIEAQDNGVPEGDGLTISLGLTTEQLAQLLGATRQTVSTLLNDMVRAGFMEKRGRGRFHIPSLDALKRAAAG
- a CDS encoding class I SAM-dependent methyltransferase, whose amino-acid sequence is MDEYARIAPLYDTVVGPFLRPVHAALVEALRAVAGDGPVVDLCCGTGVVAGMVARTGREAIGVDLSPAMLDRARARHGGARFLLGDATATGLAGGAFAGCVISFALHEKPPETGLAMLAEARRLVVPGGAILVADYRVVRGAWLTGLAITLVERLAGRAHHDCFSRYMAGGGSGPFLRRAGLAAGPAPGALRTRFMGGWVGLYQAVV
- a CDS encoding TerC family protein, producing MLEGLWTLENMVALVTLAGLEIVLGIDNIVFVVVITNKLPEAVRANARRLGIGLAMVTRLALLLVISAIMGLTAPLFSVFDHAVSGRDIVLLAGGLFLLAKATHEIHDKLEESNGLGGMVRTRYSYASAIIQIALLDMVFSLDSVITAVGMAKHLTVMVAAIVIAVAVMLFFAGPVSAFVSKHPTVQMLAFSFLLLVGIFLMAEGMHKHIDRGYIYFAMAFSLFVEFLNLRIKKKRDRAGQTTA
- the pgl gene encoding 6-phosphogluconolactonase codes for the protein MAEFHVFADVEAQSRAAASLIVGLSHRALEARGRFTLALSGGSGPVRLMELLAGEPCRGSIPWDRTLIFWGDDRAVGPEHELSNFRLARERLLSRVPVPEANLVRIRGELGAVDAALELRLDLAECFGESAPPRFDLVLLGMGLDGHTASLFPGRPELDSAAWAEPVPAPDMEPRVERVTMTLPVLGAARTALFLVAGQDKRALVDQIRHDPTAPARYPAARVAAEQTLWYLDEAAAGPGRSD
- a CDS encoding AraC family transcriptional regulator, coding for MRTTKEETKKDHAERMDRVLEHIQAHLDDPMQLLDLADIACFSPYHFHRIFSGMIGESVKSHIRRLRLERAAITLKLGEAPVTDIAFQAGFETHESFTRAFNAMFGLSPQRFRQAHHGTLDHKHCNYWKEIVMEASVVNLEEMNVVFVRHTGPYKDCNHAWSTLCGWAGPRGLVNADARILALCHDDPDVTPEDKIRYDACITVAGQTEVQAPIGMKTIAGGRYAKTLHKGPYSDLHKTYAQLCGQWAPQNGCEADAGASIEIYLNTPDKTAPEELRTEVYVPLK
- a CDS encoding RNA polymerase sigma factor, with the translated sequence MPERARDDAQLMQAVAQGDLHAFGEIVRRHQAWAWRVAHRFLGDEAEAADIVQSAFLRLLDAAGRYRHEARFTGYLSRIVTRLCLDRVKKKEPLFTDTVPDIADPAPDGREALIQRETALAVRTALDILAPNQRMAVVLRYYEDLAYDEIAMALDTTPKGVERLLARARERLKTLLCDQRDFFAP
- a CDS encoding anti-sigma factor family protein — its product is MTGCNKHRARLGAYLDGELADQDQRECERHLAGCPACRAVLDELKGLAPVLRALGAAPVPHGLTARILAGAADRQRSFLPAVVRAWIYEIRAVSWLDGSLTAATLCAVIVIGGFMGWTSHAPGESATQTAHEARPELFDTFGALPGASIEAATLDLLTGDLLTGDQSVRDL
- a CDS encoding Spy/CpxP family protein refolding chaperone, with the protein product MRRSLLVLSLCLNIAFVAFWAVRAMPDMFDPPPVLRGTGHGLVAVALFDELDATPEQREQLAAFAARFSEEAGATRRVVRMERERLLDLLAAENLDKAAIQAAQQRILDGQARMKDAVVDLLIEARAMLSREQYQILIASIRARSERPGAGMPGRGGLGSGMERE